GACGGAGTGTTCGATGACGTTAAAGTTGTTGCCATTGGAAAGGATTTTAAAAAGCAGGCTACGTTGTACAACAATAGCTATGAAGGATTAAAAAAGGCAGTCAGTATAGTCAAAAGATCATTTAACTCCACTATTGATTGGGTGATTGAAACGTTCTAATCAGAATGTAGAATGTAAAAGGAGGATAGACCAAAGGTGTCTATGTCCACTAAACAAGATTCCAAAACACTAATAATTGCTATTACATCAGTTACTATATTATTGATCATAGGAGGATTTCTTTTTTTTTCCTTGAAGTACGATGACTCTAATGAACCTAAGGAAACGGAATTAATACAGCAAGCTCCGCAAATGTCAGCTTGGATAGCGGATTGGGTGTGGGAGTCCGGCCTGGAGGATCTCAAGAAGATTGCTGATCGTTTGGACAGCCTGCAGGTGTTCGCTGCTTATTTTGATGAGAAGGATGGTCTTTATTTTACGAAGGATCTTCATAGAGCTCTCCCAGATATACTAAAGGTAGCTAAGGAAAATAGTCTTAATAGTTTATACCTGACCCTAGTTAATGACATTATGTATGCAGAGGGGACGGAGGTGCAGAAGGATTCTGCACTTATAACAAGACTAATGGCTACAGAAGAAAGCCGAGAAGAGCATATTAAAGACATATTGTTTGCCATGAATACTTATGGCTTTAATGGTGTAGATATCGACTATGAGAAAATTAACGATAGCGATTGGGAAAATGTATGTGCGTTTTATTTAGAGCTGTATGAAAGACTTAAGCCGTTGGGGAAAAAAATGAGAATTGTGCTTGAGCCTCGTGCACCTATTGAGAGGTTGATCCTCCCTGAAGGGCCATCTTACATCATGATGGCTTATAATCTCTTTGGCAATCATAGCGGTCCGGGCCCTAAAGCGGATCACGAGTTTATTGAGAAGCTGGCTAAGAGAATGGAAAAATTGCCGGGGAACCCGGTTATTGCCTTTTCCGCTGGGGGCTTTGATTGGTCATCAGATAATGGTAAGGTCACCTCATTGACGGAAAAGCAAGCCGAGAAGCTGTTATTGGATACAAAGGCAACTTCTAAGCGTGACCCGAAGAGTGGTGGCGTCTATTTTGAATATAGGGATAAAGATAACATCGAGCACACAGTTTGGTATGCCGACAAGGAAACCTTCTCTCAATGGATTAGAACTGCAAGTAAAGCAGGTATACATAATATTGCGCTATGGAGGCTCGGTGGTTTGGGGAAGGCAACGCTGGACAGCTTATAAAAATGTTTCTCCCGAAAGCCCATGGAATATTTTTCTCCTAATTAGGACAAACTAATAGGAAGAAAAACCTTGGCCGTGATATGGCCGCTAGAGGGGGAGCCACTTTTGGCCTGTAACCATACGCATAAATTTAGTTTTCGCTCATTTGCTTTGGTGCTAGCTTGGACGATTATTGCTTCTTTAATGGTTCCGACCATTGCAGGGGCTAAAGAACCAGCGCCTAGCAATTCCTTGACGGACATGGCCGCTAGTGCTAGGTCCGCTATTCTGATGGACGCGGATAGTGGAACCGTTATTTACGAGAAGAACAGCAATGCTTCCTTGCCGCCTGCAAGCATTACGAAGATTATGACGATGCTTCTTGTTATGGAAGCAATAGATGAAGGTCGTCTAAAGCTGACTGACAAAGTCCAGACAAGTGAATATGCTGCGTCTATGGGAGGCTCGCAAATTTTTCTGGAGCCAGGCGAAGAGATGTCTGTTGACGAAATGCTTAAAGGTGTTGCTTTGGCTTCTGGTAACGATGCCTCGGTTGCTCTAGCCGAGAAGTTAGGAGGAAGTGAGCAGCAATTCGTCGTGATGATGAATGAGAAGGCTAAACAGCTAGGTATGAAAAATACGAAGTTTGCTAACTGTAACGGTCTTCCTGCAGAAGGTCATGTTTCTTCGGCACATGATATTGCCTTAATGTCACGTGAGCTGCTTAAATATGAAGGAATTACGAATTATACAGGGCTGTACCAAGACTACCTTCGTAAAGACAGTCCCAAGCCATTCTGGCTCGTGAACACGAATAAGCTCGTCCGTTTCTATAATGGTGCAGATGGATTAAAAACGGGTTTTACGAGCGAGGCGAAGTTTTGCTTATCGGCCACTGCAAGAAGGGACAATTTGCGTCTTATCGCTGTTGTGATGGGT
This portion of the Cohnella abietis genome encodes:
- a CDS encoding glycosyl hydrolase family 18 protein, with amino-acid sequence MSTKQDSKTLIIAITSVTILLIIGGFLFFSLKYDDSNEPKETELIQQAPQMSAWIADWVWESGLEDLKKIADRLDSLQVFAAYFDEKDGLYFTKDLHRALPDILKVAKENSLNSLYLTLVNDIMYAEGTEVQKDSALITRLMATEESREEHIKDILFAMNTYGFNGVDIDYEKINDSDWENVCAFYLELYERLKPLGKKMRIVLEPRAPIERLILPEGPSYIMMAYNLFGNHSGPGPKADHEFIEKLAKRMEKLPGNPVIAFSAGGFDWSSDNGKVTSLTEKQAEKLLLDTKATSKRDPKSGGVYFEYRDKDNIEHTVWYADKETFSQWIRTASKAGIHNIALWRLGGLGKATLDSL
- a CDS encoding D-alanyl-D-alanine carboxypeptidase family protein, translated to MVPTIAGAKEPAPSNSLTDMAASARSAILMDADSGTVIYEKNSNASLPPASITKIMTMLLVMEAIDEGRLKLTDKVQTSEYAASMGGSQIFLEPGEEMSVDEMLKGVALASGNDASVALAEKLGGSEQQFVVMMNEKAKQLGMKNTKFANCNGLPAEGHVSSAHDIALMSRELLKYEGITNYTGLYQDYLRKDSPKPFWLVNTNKLVRFYNGADGLKTGFTSEAKFCLSATARRDNLRLIAVVMGEPNTKTRNAEVSHLFDYAFAQYTNVSIYKKGDPIGTLPVEKGKVAQIPLTAKRSYSVLLKKGDAGKGIRHELVLNPSVKAPVEVGQPIGKLVIYRGTEVLTEFPVESPLAVSRAGWWTLLRRTTGHLFLSD